Proteins encoded in a region of the Rhodospirillaceae bacterium genome:
- a CDS encoding aldolase/citrate lyase family protein yields the protein MPESRYRPRRSMIFAPGDNPRLCLKARDTGADMVCIDLEDAVAPGDKDAAREGAVGIFRDLDPQAAGPETVVRINSLHSLDGMKDVAALADLPNPPAGFMLTKVKGPGEVAMLDDVLSEAGAASFLHVIIETNEARGPGGGRAPGRRGGGCRRLGAVDKAAPRRPPKGRGNMVFAPA from the coding sequence ATGCCCGAATCCCGTTACCGCCCGCGCCGCAGCATGATCTTTGCGCCGGGCGACAATCCGCGCCTGTGCCTGAAGGCGCGCGATACCGGCGCGGACATGGTGTGCATCGACCTGGAAGACGCCGTGGCGCCCGGCGACAAGGATGCGGCCAGAGAAGGCGCCGTCGGCATCTTCCGCGATCTCGACCCGCAGGCGGCAGGCCCGGAAACCGTGGTCCGCATCAACAGCCTGCACTCGCTGGACGGTATGAAGGACGTGGCCGCGCTGGCCGACCTGCCCAACCCGCCTGCCGGTTTCATGCTCACCAAGGTCAAGGGCCCCGGCGAGGTTGCGATGCTGGACGACGTGCTGAGCGAAGCCGGCGCCGCCTCATTCCTCCATGTCATCATCGAGACCAACGAGGCGCGGGGCCCGGGGGGGGGCCGGGCCCCGGGGCGGCGGGGGGGGGGGTGCCGGCGTTTAGGGGCGGTCGACAAGGCGGCCCCCCGGCGCCCGCCCAAAGGCAGGGGGAATATGGTGTTTGCCCCGGCCC
- a CDS encoding cob(I)yrinic acid a,c-diamide adenosyltransferase, with product MVKLDRIYTRGGDKGLTSLGSGARVPKHDTRVAAYGSVDECNSVLGLARRHAAGDGVDNDGAADVMLARIQNDLFDLGADLCTPHEDDPKWPPLRMSQAQVDRLEAEIDAMNANIPPLKSFILPGGSALSSWLHLARTVARRAEREMTALAEAEDVNPLAVAYINRLSDHLFVMARAHNDNGADDVLWTPGENR from the coding sequence ATGGTCAAGCTGGACAGGATCTACACCCGCGGCGGCGACAAGGGGCTGACCAGCCTGGGCAGCGGCGCGCGGGTGCCGAAACACGACACCCGCGTGGCGGCCTATGGCTCGGTCGACGAATGCAACAGCGTCCTCGGCCTCGCGCGGCGCCACGCGGCGGGCGACGGGGTGGACAACGACGGGGCGGCCGACGTCATGCTCGCGCGCATCCAGAACGACCTGTTCGATCTGGGCGCCGACCTGTGCACGCCCCACGAGGACGATCCGAAATGGCCGCCCCTGCGCATGTCCCAGGCCCAGGTGGACCGGCTGGAGGCGGAGATCGACGCGATGAACGCGAACATCCCGCCGCTCAAATCCTTCATTCTGCCGGGCGGGTCTGCGCTTTCCTCCTGGCTCCACCTCGCCCGCACGGTCGCGCGGCGCGCCGAGCGGGAGATGACGGCGCTGGCCGAAGCCGAAGACGTCAATCCCCTGGCCGTCGCCTACATCAACCGGCTGTCCGACCATCTCTTCGTCATGGCGCGGGCGCACAACGATAACGGCGCCGACGACGTCCTTTGGACGCCGGGAGAGAACCGCTGA
- a CDS encoding twin transmembrane helix small protein, translating to MKTVLIVLTVIALIGVVAALFTGVVLMGRGGEANARWGNKLMRARVGLQLIAVVLLLLLFAVYQS from the coding sequence ATGAAGACCGTCCTCATCGTGCTCACCGTCATCGCCCTGATCGGCGTCGTCGCCGCGCTGTTCACCGGCGTCGTGCTGATGGGCCGGGGCGGCGAGGCCAACGCCCGGTGGGGCAACAAGCTGATGCGCGCGCGGGTCGGCCTGCAGTTGATCGCCGTCGTTCTTCTGCTGCTGCTGTTCGCCGTGTACCAGAGTTAG
- a CDS encoding LytTR family transcriptional regulator DNA-binding domain-containing protein, protein MTNGGYANGPDSSRTVRETPFTLREWFVWRRLRWHLALLAVAILFLGYLGPFGTFLRMPLGERMAYWVIAVAGNWSFALACILPAIAWLSGRLPDIACVLGGSVAAALPGTLLISALEFLFSGALPETFGTGELFLAVALVHLVLGLIVWGTVELPMRYGGGAPFAEHPAAGAMDGPLAGDAAPPLLDRLPAERRGRLLHLQMRDHCVEVHTDRGSELVLMRFGDALKELGGTEGMQVHRSHWIARTALKKIVRRTGRTVAFLENGAEVPVSRRYARALREANWV, encoded by the coding sequence ATGACCAACGGCGGCTACGCAAACGGCCCGGATAGTTCGCGAACGGTGCGGGAAACGCCGTTCACGCTTCGCGAATGGTTCGTCTGGCGGCGGCTGCGCTGGCATCTGGCGCTGCTGGCCGTCGCAATCCTGTTTCTCGGCTATCTCGGCCCGTTCGGCACCTTCCTCCGGATGCCGCTGGGCGAGCGGATGGCCTATTGGGTCATCGCGGTGGCCGGCAACTGGTCGTTCGCCCTGGCCTGCATCCTGCCGGCGATCGCGTGGCTGTCGGGACGCCTCCCGGACATCGCCTGCGTTTTGGGCGGCAGTGTCGCCGCAGCCTTGCCGGGAACGCTCCTGATCTCGGCCCTCGAATTCCTGTTTTCCGGCGCTTTGCCCGAGACGTTCGGAACCGGGGAATTGTTCCTCGCCGTTGCCCTCGTTCACCTCGTGCTGGGCCTGATCGTCTGGGGGACCGTCGAGTTGCCGATGCGCTACGGCGGCGGCGCGCCCTTCGCCGAGCATCCGGCTGCGGGAGCGATGGACGGTCCGTTGGCGGGCGATGCCGCGCCACCGCTCCTCGACAGGCTGCCGGCGGAGCGGCGCGGGCGGTTGCTGCACCTCCAGATGCGCGACCATTGTGTCGAGGTCCACACCGACCGGGGCTCGGAGCTGGTGCTCATGCGCTTCGGCGACGCGCTGAAGGAACTGGGCGGAACCGAAGGGATGCAGGTCCACCGCTCCCACTGGATCGCGCGCACGGCCCTGAAGAAGATCGTGCGGCGCACCGGCCGGACGGTGGCCTTTCTCGAGAACGGCGCCGAAGTGCCGGTCAGCCGCCGCTACGCCCGGGCATTGCGCGAAGCGAACTGGGTCTGA
- a CDS encoding DUF2141 domain-containing protein produces the protein MKRIPPLLATLLATGAILPGLPAPAASETGGAAQAAELTVAVSGVNSGKGRVYVALHRVKAGVKFPDQKGAVAGAWRMAGEGGFSITFTGLEPGRYAVNGFHDANGNGDLDTNLLGIPTEGYGFGNGATGMFGPASFDDSSVDLKSAATIRLPIGYAASAGSTSGESNR, from the coding sequence ATGAAGCGCATTCCTCCTCTTCTCGCCACCCTGCTCGCCACTGGCGCGATTCTCCCGGGACTGCCGGCTCCGGCCGCATCGGAGACCGGCGGCGCGGCGCAGGCGGCCGAACTGACCGTCGCGGTGAGCGGCGTCAACTCCGGCAAGGGCCGCGTCTATGTCGCGCTGCACCGCGTCAAGGCCGGCGTGAAGTTTCCCGATCAGAAGGGCGCCGTCGCCGGCGCATGGCGCATGGCCGGCGAGGGAGGGTTCAGCATCACGTTCACCGGGCTGGAACCCGGCCGTTACGCGGTCAACGGCTTTCACGACGCCAACGGCAACGGCGATCTCGATACCAACCTGCTGGGCATTCCCACCGAAGGTTATGGCTTCGGCAACGGCGCGACCGGCATGTTCGGCCCGGCGAGCTTCGATGATTCCTCGGTCGACCTGAAATCGGCGGCGACGATTCGGCTGCCGATCGGCTATGCCGCTTCCGCCGGATCGACGAGCGGGGAGAGCAACCGATGA
- a CDS encoding carotenoid oxygenase family protein, whose translation MTAGGIPRRSFLAASAASGLAGLAPFAPALAASGEDWGGAFAAALGRNPMLLGWTTPPDRLDTGSLAVTGAWPAGLKGRFFRNGPSIHDRFGRRYRHWFDGDGMIQEFAIDGGRIAHRGRTIRTPKLDREDKAGKRLYSGYATHLENAAPVRGPDGLNAANISVLHHGGELLALWEGGSATRLEESTLAPSGFKRWSPQLGGVPFSAHPKVDPDGTLWNIGCALLPRPALVLYHIDRAGKLIKAALVDAGPMGLVHDFVVTHKSLVVLIQPFLFDPGRAERVSVLDAHVWKPQAETRVLVVDKADFGKRRWHALPACFGFHYGNAWEEADGTIRLDHCLAGDPGILTETLRYVMKGEFRPSAPLRYAQIVLPPQGDGRIERRAEEAEFAKVAPAVVGRRHRYVYTLGAPDNPQGWHFRTVVKRDLERGTAERFDYGPGRIPEEHIFVPKPGGRREDDGWLIGTVLDWKKGVSGLSVFDARAVVAGPVAQAWLPYPLPLGFHGAFVGG comes from the coding sequence ATGACCGCCGGCGGCATTCCGCGCCGCAGCTTCCTCGCTGCGTCCGCCGCCTCCGGACTGGCCGGGCTTGCGCCTTTCGCGCCGGCGCTCGCCGCATCCGGCGAGGACTGGGGCGGGGCCTTCGCCGCCGCCCTCGGGCGCAACCCGATGCTGCTCGGCTGGACGACGCCGCCGGACCGGCTGGATACGGGGTCGCTCGCCGTTACCGGCGCATGGCCCGCAGGGCTGAAGGGCCGCTTCTTCCGCAACGGGCCGTCGATCCACGACCGGTTCGGCCGGCGCTACCGCCACTGGTTCGACGGCGACGGCATGATCCAGGAGTTCGCCATCGACGGCGGCCGGATCGCCCATCGCGGCCGGACGATCCGCACGCCGAAACTCGACCGCGAGGACAAGGCCGGCAAACGGCTGTACAGCGGCTACGCCACCCACTTGGAGAACGCCGCGCCGGTCCGCGGGCCGGACGGCCTGAACGCCGCGAACATCTCCGTCCTGCATCATGGCGGGGAATTGCTGGCGCTGTGGGAGGGCGGCTCGGCGACGCGGCTCGAAGAATCGACGCTTGCGCCGTCGGGCTTCAAGCGCTGGAGCCCGCAGCTCGGCGGCGTTCCCTTTTCCGCCCATCCGAAGGTCGATCCGGACGGCACCCTGTGGAACATCGGCTGCGCCCTGCTGCCCCGGCCGGCGCTCGTGCTCTACCACATCGACCGCGCCGGCAAGCTGATAAAGGCCGCCCTGGTCGATGCCGGGCCGATGGGTCTGGTCCACGATTTCGTCGTTACGCACAAGTCGCTGGTCGTCCTGATCCAGCCCTTCCTGTTCGATCCCGGCCGGGCGGAACGGGTCAGCGTGCTCGATGCCCATGTCTGGAAGCCCCAGGCGGAGACCCGCGTTCTCGTGGTCGACAAGGCCGATTTCGGCAAGCGCCGCTGGCACGCGCTGCCGGCCTGTTTCGGCTTCCACTACGGCAACGCCTGGGAAGAGGCCGACGGCACGATCCGGCTCGACCACTGCCTCGCCGGCGACCCCGGCATCCTCACCGAAACACTGCGCTATGTGATGAAAGGGGAATTCCGGCCGTCGGCGCCGCTGCGTTACGCGCAGATCGTCCTGCCGCCGCAGGGCGACGGCCGGATCGAACGCCGGGCGGAAGAAGCAGAGTTCGCGAAAGTGGCGCCCGCCGTCGTCGGCCGGCGGCACCGCTATGTCTACACGCTCGGCGCCCCGGACAATCCGCAAGGCTGGCACTTCCGCACCGTGGTCAAGCGCGACCTCGAACGCGGCACGGCGGAGCGTTTCGACTATGGGCCGGGCCGGATTCCGGAGGAGCATATCTTCGTCCCGAAACCCGGCGGCCGGCGCGAGGACGACGGCTGGCTGATCGGAACGGTATTGGACTGGAAGAAGGGCGTCAGCGGGCTATCGGTGTTCGACGCCCGGGCGGTCGTGGCCGGCCCGGTCGCCCAGGCGTGGCTGCCCTATCCGTTGCCGCTCGGTTTCCACGGCGCTTTCGTCGGGGGCTAG
- a CDS encoding type II toxin-antitoxin system prevent-host-death family antitoxin encodes MPTVSALEFQRKFGRFQHEAQREPVEITRHGRREFVLMSAEQYDWLRASAQRSHRTEDAADVVIDAVERAEMDVAHKPLDDLLT; translated from the coding sequence ATGCCCACGGTGAGCGCCCTCGAGTTCCAGCGCAAGTTCGGCCGGTTCCAGCACGAAGCGCAGCGCGAGCCGGTGGAGATAACCCGGCACGGGCGCCGCGAGTTCGTGCTCATGTCTGCGGAGCAGTATGACTGGCTCCGGGCTTCGGCACAGCGGAGCCACCGCACGGAAGACGCCGCCGATGTCGTGATCGACGCGGTGGAGCGCGCCGAAATGGATGTGGCGCACAAGCCGCTGGACGACCTGCTGACGTAA
- a CDS encoding alpha/beta hydrolase: protein MTIDPQIAWVLELIEKSPYPPVYTLSPPAARAQYDETAVKLDIDPAPMDSVVEIALGRESRFVRTRLYTPKQTGKADPLLVWLHGGGWTIGSLDSYDRTCRGLAAGAECRVLSVDYALAPEHPFPAAVEDAMFVWETLLARTSDYGIDPARIAVGGDSAGGNLSAVLCHEARRAGLPLPCFQLLIYPATDMTGGFPSRKTYANGYLLEAPHMSWFGDGYAGGADRTDPRMSPLRYGDFAGLPPAAVHTAGFDPLQDEGIAYAGKLETAGVPVVKRHYAGLIHGYFNMGGAVTAAKSAFDDAAADLRAALHPELHPAARSASASD from the coding sequence ATGACCATCGACCCCCAGATCGCGTGGGTGCTCGAACTGATCGAAAAGTCGCCCTACCCGCCGGTCTATACGCTTTCGCCGCCCGCCGCCCGCGCCCAGTATGACGAAACCGCCGTCAAGCTCGACATCGATCCGGCGCCGATGGACTCGGTGGTCGAGATCGCCCTCGGCCGGGAGAGCCGGTTCGTCCGCACGCGCCTCTACACGCCGAAGCAGACCGGGAAAGCCGACCCGCTGCTGGTCTGGCTCCACGGCGGCGGCTGGACCATCGGCAGCCTCGACTCCTACGACCGGACCTGCCGCGGCCTGGCGGCCGGGGCGGAATGCCGGGTGCTTTCGGTCGATTATGCGCTGGCGCCGGAGCATCCGTTCCCGGCGGCGGTCGAGGATGCGATGTTCGTGTGGGAGACGCTGCTGGCCCGCACTTCGGACTACGGCATCGATCCGGCGCGCATCGCGGTCGGCGGCGACAGCGCCGGCGGCAACCTCTCCGCCGTGCTGTGCCACGAGGCGCGCAGGGCCGGGCTGCCCCTGCCCTGCTTCCAATTGCTGATCTATCCGGCGACCGACATGACCGGCGGCTTCCCGTCGCGCAAGACCTACGCCAACGGCTACCTGCTGGAAGCGCCGCACATGAGCTGGTTCGGCGACGGCTATGCCGGCGGGGCCGACCGCACCGATCCGCGGATGTCGCCGCTGCGCTACGGAGATTTCGCCGGCCTGCCGCCCGCAGCCGTCCACACCGCCGGCTTCGACCCGCTCCAGGACGAGGGCATCGCCTATGCCGGGAAGCTGGAGACCGCCGGCGTGCCGGTCGTCAAGCGCCACTATGCCGGGCTGATCCACGGCTATTTCAACATGGGCGGCGCGGTGACGGCGGCGAAGTCCGCGTTCGACGACGCCGCCGCCGACCTGCGCGCTGCGCTGCATCCTGAACTACATCCCGCAGCCCGGAGTGCCTCCGCTTCGGATTGA
- a CDS encoding aromatic ring-hydroxylating dioxygenase subunit alpha, with translation MSSRNIKPLIPNAWYIAAWSDELPEFEAGGKPLARTILNRPLMLFRGANGRAAALEDRCCHRGAPLSLGMIVDDGLQCGYHGMTFSGDGRCTVNPGEDPSDHWVQGFPVAEKQRAVWIWMGDPALADPADIVEFPWHDRTGEWCFRYSHMPIDCSFMLVMDNLMDLTHLGYVHGRTIGGTPQFHVAAEQETKRTENGARMVRWTMNSPPPPTFSKAMPFKGMIDRMADFEYVAPASVIQFTTAMDVGRGARENPDQPGALRIRILHHATPETETTCHYFFSVGNGYRLNDPDANRDLFDEIYPTFLEDKAIMEGQQRVILRDPERPLLIREHDTAVAYANRALAAFARRAGAQDRQPAMAAAV, from the coding sequence ATGTCCAGCCGCAACATCAAACCGTTGATCCCGAATGCCTGGTATATCGCCGCTTGGTCGGACGAATTGCCGGAATTCGAAGCCGGCGGAAAGCCGTTGGCCCGGACCATCCTGAACCGGCCGCTGATGCTGTTCCGCGGCGCCAATGGCAGGGCCGCGGCGCTCGAAGACCGGTGCTGCCATCGTGGCGCACCGCTGTCCCTCGGCATGATCGTCGATGACGGCCTGCAATGCGGCTATCACGGCATGACCTTCAGCGGCGACGGCCGCTGCACCGTCAATCCGGGCGAGGATCCGTCGGACCATTGGGTACAGGGCTTTCCGGTCGCGGAGAAACAGCGGGCGGTGTGGATCTGGATGGGCGACCCGGCGTTGGCAGACCCGGCCGATATCGTCGAATTCCCGTGGCACGACCGGACCGGCGAATGGTGCTTCCGCTACAGCCATATGCCCATCGACTGCAGTTTCATGCTGGTCATGGACAATCTGATGGACCTCACCCATCTGGGCTATGTCCACGGCCGGACCATCGGCGGAACGCCGCAATTCCATGTCGCGGCCGAGCAGGAGACGAAGCGGACGGAAAACGGCGCCCGGATGGTGCGCTGGACGATGAACAGCCCCCCGCCGCCGACATTTTCCAAGGCGATGCCTTTCAAGGGCATGATCGACCGTATGGCGGACTTCGAATATGTCGCGCCGGCCTCCGTGATCCAGTTCACAACGGCAATGGATGTCGGCCGCGGGGCCCGCGAAAATCCGGACCAGCCGGGTGCACTGCGCATCCGCATCCTGCACCACGCCACGCCCGAAACCGAGACGACCTGCCATTATTTCTTCTCGGTCGGCAACGGCTACCGGCTGAACGATCCGGACGCCAACCGGGACCTGTTCGACGAAATCTACCCGACCTTCCTGGAAGACAAGGCGATCATGGAGGGCCAACAGCGGGTCATTCTGCGCGATCCCGAACGGCCCCTGCTGATCCGCGAACACGATACTGCGGTGGCCTACGCCAACCGGGCCCTTGCCGCCTTCGCCAGGCGCGCCGGGGCGCAAGACCGGCAACCGGCGATGGCCGCCGCTGTATGA
- a CDS encoding aldolase/citrate lyase family protein, whose amino-acid sequence MDLPRNSFKRAIAEGRLQIGLWSTLGSTVGAEILGDSGFDWLLLDTEHSPNELPDLLAQMQALGRSATSAIVRPAWNDTVLVKRILDIGAQSLLLPYVQNADEAAAAVAATRYPPAGVRGVTGSGRAARYGRVKDYARRAHEELCVLVQVETRPALGELEAIAAVDGVDGVFIGPGDLAASFGVVGQPGHPDVQAAIRDAADRLKAAGKPAGILTVNPEEARRYIEWGFTFVAVGIDLLLLARGADALRTDFGGRDG is encoded by the coding sequence ATGGACCTCCCCCGCAACAGCTTCAAGCGCGCCATCGCCGAAGGCCGGCTGCAGATCGGGCTGTGGAGCACGTTGGGCAGTACGGTCGGCGCGGAGATCCTCGGCGACAGCGGCTTCGACTGGTTGCTGCTCGATACCGAGCACTCGCCCAACGAACTGCCCGACCTGCTCGCCCAGATGCAGGCGCTCGGCCGCAGCGCGACGTCGGCCATCGTCCGGCCGGCCTGGAACGATACCGTGCTGGTCAAACGCATCCTGGATATCGGCGCCCAGAGCCTGCTGCTGCCCTACGTCCAGAACGCCGACGAGGCCGCCGCCGCCGTCGCCGCGACCCGCTATCCGCCGGCCGGCGTGCGCGGCGTCACCGGCAGCGGCCGGGCGGCGCGCTACGGCCGGGTCAAGGACTATGCCCGGCGCGCCCATGAGGAACTCTGCGTGCTCGTGCAGGTCGAGACCCGGCCGGCGCTCGGCGAACTGGAGGCCATCGCGGCGGTGGACGGCGTGGACGGCGTCTTCATCGGCCCGGGCGACCTCGCCGCCTCCTTCGGCGTCGTCGGGCAGCCCGGCCACCCGGACGTCCAGGCGGCGATCCGGGACGCCGCCGACCGCCTGAAGGCCGCGGGCAAGCCGGCCGGCATCCTGACCGTCAATCCGGAGGAAGCCCGGCGCTACATCGAGTGGGGCTTCACCTTCGTCGCCGTCGGCATCGACCTGCTGCTGCTGGCGAGGGGCGCCGACGCGCTGCGGACCGACTTCGGCGGGCGCGATGGATAG
- a CDS encoding NADPH:quinone oxidoreductase family protein, whose translation MRAVLVNEFGPVESHAIADLPDPEPGPGEVLIENRAIGINLPDALMLQGRYQKRPPRPFVPGRDCAGVVRAVGDGVTRCKPGDRVVAQVFTGAFGQLVPAPQERCFLLPDGVSFEDAAAMITVFNTAWVAIDMRAGVRPGDTVLITGAAGGVGSAAIQLCKARNATVLAAVSSAEKADFVRTCGADAAIDTNAPDVDALKAHLKAQVAAATGAAEGRGCDAVIEMVGGDLFEASLRVLRFAGKLVIVGFAGGTIPAAKANYLLFNNLTVMGAPLDIQFDMVYAAMEKGVNAWLSLLAAGKLASAISARYPLAEFVEAFGVITGRKVMGKIVLDPAEA comes from the coding sequence ATGCGCGCGGTTCTGGTCAACGAATTCGGTCCCGTCGAAAGCCACGCCATCGCGGACCTGCCGGATCCGGAACCCGGCCCGGGCGAGGTGCTGATCGAGAACCGGGCCATCGGGATCAACCTGCCGGACGCGCTGATGCTCCAGGGCCGGTACCAGAAGCGCCCGCCGCGGCCCTTCGTGCCCGGCCGCGACTGCGCCGGCGTCGTGCGGGCGGTCGGCGACGGGGTGACGCGCTGCAAGCCGGGCGACCGGGTCGTGGCGCAGGTCTTCACCGGCGCGTTCGGCCAGCTCGTCCCCGCGCCCCAGGAGCGCTGCTTCCTGCTGCCTGACGGCGTCTCGTTCGAGGACGCCGCCGCCATGATCACCGTGTTCAACACCGCCTGGGTCGCCATCGACATGCGCGCCGGCGTCCGGCCCGGCGACACGGTGCTGATCACCGGCGCGGCCGGCGGCGTCGGCTCGGCCGCAATCCAGCTGTGCAAGGCGCGCAACGCGACGGTGCTGGCCGCGGTCTCGAGCGCCGAGAAGGCGGATTTCGTGCGCACCTGCGGCGCCGACGCGGCGATCGACACCAACGCCCCGGACGTCGATGCCCTCAAGGCCCATCTCAAGGCCCAGGTCGCCGCCGCTACCGGCGCGGCGGAGGGCCGGGGCTGCGACGCCGTGATCGAGATGGTGGGCGGCGACCTGTTCGAGGCCAGCCTGCGCGTGCTGCGCTTCGCCGGCAAGCTGGTGATCGTCGGCTTCGCCGGCGGCACGATCCCGGCGGCAAAGGCGAACTACCTGCTGTTCAACAACCTCACGGTCATGGGCGCGCCGCTCGATATCCAGTTCGACATGGTCTACGCCGCGATGGAAAAGGGCGTGAACGCCTGGCTGTCGCTCCTGGCGGCCGGCAAGCTCGCTTCCGCGATTTCCGCGCGTTACCCGCTGGCCGAGTTCGTCGAGGCGTTCGGCGTCATTACCGGCCGCAAGGTCATGGGCAAGATCGTGCTGGACCCGGCGGAGGCGTAG
- a CDS encoding (2Fe-2S)-binding protein yields the protein MKTLDRNGRHPVRFTLNGMPEEGFAEPRMLLTDFLRHEIGATGTHVACEHGVCGACTVRVGGRAVRACLMLAVQADEAEIETIEGLAEADGSFGPLQQAFHENFALQCGFCTPGFLMSLSDYLERNPDPTVDEIKVALSGNICRCTGYHEIINASLDAARALRERRQQD from the coding sequence ATGAAGACGCTGGACCGCAACGGCCGCCATCCGGTCCGTTTCACCCTGAACGGGATGCCGGAAGAGGGCTTTGCCGAGCCGCGGATGCTGCTGACCGATTTCCTGCGCCACGAGATCGGCGCGACCGGCACCCATGTCGCCTGCGAGCACGGCGTCTGCGGCGCCTGCACGGTCCGCGTCGGCGGCAGGGCAGTGCGCGCCTGCCTGATGCTGGCGGTCCAGGCCGACGAGGCGGAGATCGAGACCATCGAGGGGCTCGCCGAAGCCGACGGCTCGTTCGGCCCGTTGCAGCAGGCGTTCCACGAGAATTTCGCCCTGCAGTGCGGCTTCTGTACGCCGGGCTTCCTGATGTCGCTGAGCGACTATCTGGAGCGGAACCCCGACCCGACGGTCGATGAAATCAAGGTCGCGCTCAGCGGCAACATCTGCCGCTGCACCGGCTATCACGAAATCATCAACGCCAGCCTGGACGCCGCCAGGGCGCTCAGGGAGCGGCGGCAGCAAGACTGA
- a CDS encoding FAD binding domain-containing protein: MKPAPFDYVRAESVEEAVAVLSEHGDEARVLAGGQSLMPMLNMRLVRPEVLVDIGGLPELAHIEVDGDAVAIGASVTQGDLADWPELGTALPVVAAALPHVGHFQTRNRGTVCGSICHADPSSELPLCLALLGGEVDLHSARGVRTVPADEFQRGVLTTAKEPDELAVRARLPKAQDGERFAFLEFQHRHGDFAVVAVAAKRSGDAVSLAVGGVADRPEVCHWDALPGDAVEDALNDLAWTLGGGDDIHATARHRRQLVRHLGKRAIDATAADGAGA; this comes from the coding sequence ATGAAGCCGGCGCCGTTCGACTATGTGCGCGCCGAGAGCGTCGAAGAAGCCGTTGCCGTACTCTCCGAACATGGCGACGAAGCCCGCGTGCTGGCCGGCGGCCAGTCGCTGATGCCGATGCTCAACATGCGGCTTGTCCGGCCGGAAGTACTGGTGGACATCGGCGGCCTCCCGGAACTTGCGCATATCGAAGTCGACGGCGATGCCGTTGCCATCGGAGCCTCCGTTACCCAGGGCGATCTGGCCGACTGGCCGGAACTCGGAACGGCCCTTCCCGTCGTCGCCGCGGCGCTGCCCCATGTCGGCCATTTCCAGACCCGCAACCGGGGCACGGTCTGCGGCTCGATCTGCCATGCCGATCCGTCCTCCGAACTGCCGCTCTGCCTCGCCCTGCTCGGCGGCGAGGTCGACCTGCACAGCGCGCGAGGGGTGCGAACGGTTCCGGCGGACGAATTTCAGCGGGGCGTCCTGACGACGGCGAAGGAACCGGACGAACTCGCCGTGCGCGCACGCCTGCCGAAAGCGCAAGACGGCGAGCGTTTCGCCTTTCTGGAGTTTCAGCACCGCCACGGCGATTTTGCCGTGGTGGCGGTCGCCGCAAAGCGCAGCGGCGACGCGGTCAGCCTGGCGGTCGGCGGCGTGGCGGATCGGCCGGAGGTCTGCCATTGGGACGCTCTGCCCGGCGACGCCGTGGAGGATGCGCTCAACGACCTCGCCTGGACGCTCGGCGGCGGCGACGATATCCACGCGACGGCGCGCCACCGCCGGCAGCTCGTGCGCCATCTGGGCAAACGGGCCATCGACGCGACCGCCGCCGACGGAGCCGGCGCATGA